The following are from one region of the Cyanobium gracile PCC 6307 genome:
- a CDS encoding UDP-N-acetylglucosamine--N-acetylmuramyl-(pentapeptide) pyrophosphoryl-undecaprenol N-acetylglucosamine transferase produces the protein MPTLLIAASGTGGHLFPALAVAEALADDWQVHWLGVPDRLETELVPSRYPLHTVRAGGLQGRGLRKLWNLLQLLLAVLPVRRLIRREGVSAVFSSGGYIAAPAILAARWCGVPVVLHESNAVPGRVTRLLGPLCTRVVVGLPQAVERLPRCRPLVCGTPVRRAFLSPAALPGWVPRGAGPLLLVMGGSQGALRLNRMVRPLLPLLAASGCRVVHLTGSQDPDAGQLHLDGVVERAFSEELPGLLQHCDLAISRAGAGSLSELAVCGTPAILVPFPAAADRHQDANAAAAATVGAAVIVWQHDPGEPALERAVWRLLGPRLRGSAAAADPLFAMGDGMGTLAVRDADRRLVQVLEQLIGRG, from the coding sequence ATGCCGACCCTGCTGATCGCCGCCAGCGGCACGGGTGGCCACCTGTTCCCGGCCCTGGCGGTGGCCGAGGCCCTGGCGGACGACTGGCAGGTGCACTGGCTGGGGGTGCCGGACCGGCTGGAGACCGAGCTGGTGCCCAGCCGCTACCCCCTGCACACGGTGCGGGCCGGCGGGCTGCAGGGGAGAGGCCTGCGCAAGCTCTGGAACCTGCTCCAGCTGCTGCTGGCCGTGCTGCCGGTGCGGCGCCTGATCCGGCGCGAGGGGGTGAGCGCGGTGTTCAGCAGCGGCGGGTACATCGCCGCCCCGGCGATCCTCGCCGCCCGCTGGTGCGGGGTGCCGGTGGTGCTGCACGAGAGCAACGCCGTCCCGGGCCGGGTGACCCGGCTGCTGGGGCCGCTGTGCACCCGGGTGGTGGTGGGCCTGCCCCAGGCGGTCGAGCGGCTGCCCCGCTGCCGCCCGCTGGTGTGCGGCACCCCGGTGCGGCGCGCGTTCCTCAGCCCCGCGGCCCTGCCGGGATGGGTGCCCCGGGGCGCCGGCCCCCTGCTGCTGGTGATGGGCGGCAGCCAGGGGGCCCTGCGCCTCAACCGCATGGTGCGGCCCCTGCTGCCGCTGCTGGCGGCCAGCGGCTGCCGCGTCGTCCACCTCACCGGCAGCCAGGATCCGGACGCCGGCCAGCTGCACCTCGACGGGGTGGTCGAGCGAGCCTTCAGCGAAGAGCTGCCGGGCCTGCTGCAGCACTGCGACCTGGCCATCAGCCGCGCCGGTGCCGGCAGCCTCAGCGAACTGGCGGTGTGCGGCACCCCGGCGATCCTGGTGCCCTTCCCGGCGGCCGCCGACCGCCATCAGGACGCCAACGCCGCCGCCGCCGCCACCGTGGGCGCCGCGGTGATCGTCTGGCAGCACGACCCCGGGGAACCTGCCCTGGAGCGGGCCGTCTGGCGGCTGCTGGGTCCCCGCCTGCGGGGCAGCGCCGCCGCCGCCGACCCCCTGTTCGCCATGGGCGACGGCATGGGGACCCTGGCGGTGCGGGACGCCGACCGCCGGCTGGTGCAGGTGCTGGAGCAGCTCATCGGCCGCGGCTGA
- a CDS encoding ATP-binding protein, with protein MASPVSPERGRRPSLGRTLGYLLAGTGAAAFCLLLLQLLLGRRLAQQQLVQTGSEVAANVVLGEVALERFSPEVLGRISGMQLVVGQRPEPGAWPVRGGDRRLRWQTLRMEAELCRRLGRCPAVLPASSPRRGVWVEMASPLERVWLFVALPSPRGWPPDPLLLTLSIGLGALGALLLFLTLEIQRPLTRLQEALADVGLEALPEALPDQGAPAVRQLMARFNAMLQRLEEAGRERTTMLAGIAHDLRSPLTRLRLRLALAAEGPMAPQELERAQADIRSIERITRQFMIFAGAEADETPVLVPLDALVAEAAAAVGEVPLELDLEPLVRRVRPIAVARAVGNLLDNALTYGRPPLRLVLRPLGPGDGEGRPQGEAGAVESGFEIQVWDCGEGIDPQQWRKAMTPFQRLDRARGGEGHCGLGLAIAAKVARDHGGDLRRLEATAALEPLPGRFAVALRAWPLAGG; from the coding sequence ATGGCAAGCCCCGTCAGTCCTGAGCGGGGCCGTCGGCCGTCGCTGGGGCGCACCCTGGGGTACCTGCTGGCGGGCACCGGTGCCGCCGCCTTCTGCCTGCTTCTCCTGCAGCTGCTGCTGGGTCGCCGGCTGGCCCAGCAGCAGCTGGTCCAGACCGGCTCGGAGGTGGCCGCGAACGTGGTGCTGGGGGAGGTGGCCCTGGAACGCTTCAGCCCCGAGGTGCTCGGCCGGATCAGCGGCATGCAGCTGGTGGTGGGCCAGCGGCCGGAGCCCGGGGCCTGGCCTGTCCGAGGGGGGGACCGGCGGCTGCGCTGGCAGACCCTGCGGATGGAGGCGGAACTCTGCCGCCGCCTGGGGCGCTGCCCGGCGGTGCTGCCGGCCTCGTCGCCGCGGCGGGGGGTGTGGGTGGAGATGGCCTCCCCCCTGGAGCGGGTCTGGCTGTTTGTCGCCCTGCCCTCCCCCCGCGGCTGGCCGCCCGATCCCCTGCTGCTGACCCTCTCCATCGGCCTGGGGGCCCTCGGGGCGCTGCTGCTCTTCCTCACCCTGGAGATCCAGCGGCCCCTCACCCGCCTGCAGGAGGCCCTGGCCGACGTGGGTCTCGAGGCCCTTCCCGAGGCCCTGCCGGACCAGGGGGCCCCGGCGGTGCGCCAGCTGATGGCCCGGTTCAACGCCATGCTGCAGCGGCTGGAGGAGGCCGGCCGGGAGCGCACGACGATGCTGGCCGGCATCGCCCACGACCTGCGCAGCCCCCTCACCCGGCTGCGCCTGCGCCTCGCCCTCGCCGCCGAGGGGCCGATGGCGCCGCAGGAGCTGGAGCGGGCCCAGGCCGACATCCGCTCGATCGAGCGGATCACGCGCCAGTTCATGATCTTCGCCGGCGCCGAAGCCGACGAGACGCCGGTGCTGGTGCCCCTCGATGCCCTGGTGGCCGAGGCGGCGGCGGCGGTGGGGGAGGTGCCCCTGGAGCTGGATCTGGAACCGCTGGTGCGGAGGGTCCGTCCGATCGCCGTGGCGCGGGCGGTGGGCAACCTGCTCGACAACGCCCTCACCTACGGCCGGCCGCCCCTGCGGCTGGTGCTGCGGCCCCTGGGTCCGGGGGACGGGGAGGGGCGGCCCCAGGGGGAGGCCGGAGCGGTGGAGAGCGGCTTCGAGATCCAGGTCTGGGACTGCGGCGAGGGCATCGACCCGCAGCAGTGGCGCAAGGCCATGACCCCCTTCCAGCGGCTCGACCGGGCCCGCGGCGGCGAGGGGCACTGTGGCCTGGGCCTGGCCATCGCCGCCAAGGTGGCCCGGGACCACGGCGGGGACCTGCGCCGGCTGGAGGCCACCGCAGCCCTCGAACCGCTGCCGGGACGCTTCGCTGTGGCGCTGCGCGCCTGGCCCCTGGCCGGGGGGTGA
- a CDS encoding transglutaminase TgpA family protein → MPDGPGLLPMSRAAAPLQWLTMGLLAVGLLGLSPALSLSLLAFGLAVLTALKLREARSLEERRVVALLQLVCAGLLAALRPELAPSLLQGLAILMALAGLLALELGAGPDWKALLRRSLQVLLAALPIALVLFLLLPRLMPFTTFGAGQGMGAMTGLSDSMEPGSIARLAVSRQAAARVAFPLGGEPPPLEQRYWRVLVHERFDGRSWRSTAPTFPRPAAGQPTPPPPPAAPGEGIQLWLIEPSGLAAVPWSGSGRPLSADLSLQRSGELLNRAPGSQRRVYALTRTADQPGWRTAPPGPVDLLLPLGENPRLEALAADWRRLGSDRERLDAAAGWFRGQPFRYTLEPGALPREAPLDHFLFESRLGFCGHYASAFTTLMRAAGVPARVVSGYRGGQWVQPVGGTGYVDLRQADAHAWSEVWLAGEGWRRVDPTAWAAGDPLVRSGAAGAGRRAGGGPLDWIQQQWWGLDIAWARWWLGYDGEQQQALVARLLGEQRHLLGVVVLLAVAVSLAVGLGGLGWLGRRHRGDPLRLELERTVRAFAQQGMAPAAGETLGGFARRLAARWPSLADPLEAFVATYQQQRFTSAPSRTGRRQAQRLGRVLRRSLRTGNRPAEAVQRDHP, encoded by the coding sequence GTGCCTGACGGCCCTGGCCTGCTGCCGATGAGCCGCGCCGCCGCCCCCCTGCAGTGGCTCACCATGGGCTTGCTGGCCGTGGGACTGCTGGGCCTGTCGCCGGCCCTGTCCCTCAGCCTGCTGGCCTTCGGCCTGGCCGTGCTGACGGCCCTGAAGCTGCGCGAGGCCCGCAGCCTCGAGGAACGGCGGGTGGTGGCCCTGCTGCAGCTGGTCTGCGCCGGCCTGCTGGCGGCCCTGCGTCCCGAACTGGCCCCGAGCCTGCTGCAAGGCCTGGCCATCCTGATGGCCCTGGCCGGGCTGCTGGCCCTGGAACTGGGGGCCGGTCCCGACTGGAAGGCGCTGCTGCGCCGCAGCCTGCAGGTGCTGCTGGCGGCCCTGCCCATCGCCCTGGTGCTGTTCCTGCTGCTGCCCCGCCTGATGCCCTTCACCACCTTCGGTGCGGGCCAGGGCATGGGGGCGATGACCGGCCTCAGCGACAGCATGGAGCCGGGCTCGATCGCCAGGCTCGCCGTCAGCCGCCAGGCCGCCGCCCGCGTCGCCTTCCCCCTCGGCGGCGAGCCGCCCCCCCTTGAGCAGCGTTACTGGCGGGTGCTGGTGCATGAACGCTTCGACGGCCGCAGCTGGCGCAGCACCGCTCCGACCTTCCCCCGGCCGGCGGCCGGCCAGCCCACCCCGCCGCCGCCCCCCGCCGCCCCGGGGGAGGGGATCCAGCTGTGGCTGATCGAGCCCAGCGGTCTGGCGGCGGTGCCCTGGAGCGGATCCGGCCGGCCCCTGTCCGCCGACCTGAGCCTGCAGCGCAGCGGCGAACTGCTGAACCGGGCCCCGGGCAGCCAGCGACGCGTCTACGCCCTGACCCGGACGGCGGACCAGCCCGGCTGGCGCACCGCTCCCCCCGGCCCCGTCGACCTGCTGCTGCCGCTGGGCGAGAACCCACGGCTGGAGGCCCTGGCCGCCGACTGGCGGCGCCTCGGCAGCGACCGGGAGCGGCTGGACGCGGCCGCCGGCTGGTTCCGCGGCCAGCCCTTCCGCTACACCCTCGAGCCCGGGGCCCTGCCTCGAGAGGCCCCCCTCGACCACTTCCTGTTCGAGAGCCGCCTGGGCTTCTGCGGCCACTACGCCAGCGCCTTCACCACCCTGATGCGGGCGGCGGGGGTGCCGGCGCGGGTGGTGAGCGGCTACCGCGGCGGCCAGTGGGTGCAGCCGGTGGGCGGCACCGGCTACGTGGACCTGCGCCAGGCGGACGCCCATGCCTGGAGCGAGGTGTGGCTGGCCGGGGAAGGCTGGCGGCGCGTCGATCCCACCGCCTGGGCGGCGGGGGACCCCCTGGTGCGTTCAGGGGCGGCGGGCGCCGGGCGCCGGGCCGGAGGCGGCCCGCTGGACTGGATCCAGCAGCAGTGGTGGGGGCTCGACATCGCCTGGGCCCGGTGGTGGTTGGGGTACGACGGCGAGCAGCAGCAGGCCCTGGTGGCCCGGCTGCTGGGCGAGCAGCGCCACCTGCTGGGGGTGGTGGTGCTGCTGGCGGTGGCCGTCAGCCTGGCCGTCGGCCTGGGGGGCCTCGGCTGGCTGGGCCGGCGCCACCGCGGCGATCCCCTGCGCCTGGAGCTGGAGCGGACCGTGCGGGCCTTCGCCCAGCAGGGCATGGCACCGGCGGCGGGGGAAACCCTGGGCGGCTTCGCCCGGAGGCTGGCCGCGCGCTGGCCGTCCCTGGCCGATCCCCTGGAGGCCTTCGTGGCGACTTACCAGCAGCAGCGCTTCACCAGCGCCCCCAGCCGGACAGGACGACGGCAGGCTCAACGGCTGGGACGGGTGCTGCGCCGTTCCCTGCGGACCGGCAACCGCCCAGCGGAAGCGGTACAACGGGACCACCCCTGA
- a CDS encoding pentapeptide repeat-containing protein, whose protein sequence is MTAPALLALLMAGPGQAGSDGDLMRLLSQRDCPRCKLQDADLVHADLRDADLRSAKLQRANLGQARLDGANLKGADLRFTSLQGASLRGADLRGANLEGTDLRQSDLSGAQIDPGGLARSHWQDARGVAPTVLSYPELHNAGVTAALEGRHPQAEQLFSEAIRLQPDAAISWVARGLSRTEQGKTELAAADLNYAAVLYGQAGEEAQAKQLSEVAIALLKPGKKANQGSGMGGQMLSGAASFASAVAPLAMKFLLPLAF, encoded by the coding sequence TTGACCGCTCCGGCGCTGCTGGCCCTGCTGATGGCCGGACCTGGGCAGGCGGGCAGCGACGGCGATCTGATGCGGCTGCTGAGCCAGCGCGACTGCCCCCGCTGCAAGCTGCAGGATGCCGACCTGGTCCATGCCGACCTGCGCGACGCCGACCTGCGCAGCGCCAAACTCCAGCGCGCCAACCTGGGCCAGGCCCGGCTGGACGGGGCCAACCTCAAGGGTGCCGACCTGCGCTTCACGAGCCTGCAGGGGGCGTCCCTGCGGGGTGCGGATCTGCGCGGGGCCAATCTGGAGGGCACCGACCTGCGCCAGAGCGACCTCAGCGGCGCCCAGATCGATCCCGGCGGGCTCGCCCGCAGCCATTGGCAGGACGCCCGGGGCGTGGCCCCCACGGTGCTGAGCTATCCGGAACTGCACAACGCCGGGGTCACCGCCGCCCTGGAGGGCCGCCATCCCCAGGCGGAGCAGCTGTTCTCCGAGGCAATCCGGCTGCAGCCGGACGCGGCGATCAGCTGGGTGGCCCGGGGCCTGAGCCGCACGGAACAGGGCAAGACCGAGCTGGCGGCCGCCGACCTGAACTACGCCGCCGTGCTCTACGGCCAGGCCGGCGAGGAGGCCCAGGCGAAACAGCTCAGCGAGGTGGCCATCGCCCTGCTCAAACCCGGCAAGAAAGCCAACCAGGGCAGCGGCATGGGCGGCCAGATGCTCTCCGGTGCCGCCTCCTTCGCCTCGGCGGTGGCCCCGCTGGCGATGAAGTTCCTGCTGCCACTGGCCTTCTGA
- a CDS encoding type II secretion system protein GspD, with product MVVPQGIGITAASAAVVPSLSGATSSTRATEMAQAGGALDIKLRRLPDAVEVVIEGAGPSPVLQQTTQGAVWLGRLQTAQPMTLRRGPVQLSLPEAGLQSIRFDGSGNLFELQVSPTPGFPVGRPVVSADGRSLILTFNAPALSTLQTLTPNVTTPGRVPQPGFIPPLQPRAVAPPLGDMAVGTMTISNPSYVTVSGPPVTMTLRNAPARDVLMALSQLGGYGFVYVDEPNAAGAAAAAAPGMRPISISFRRENYGRAINSALLAAGLQGKRDGNTIFAGPNVLAKSFGAQLSKVYRLNQVPANSAADYLANLGAQVTKTNTITTAVSEGVAATAAPVGGPTASTTTASTTTTVESFGATNGPLIGLRATTDTRLGTITLVGAPRLVTIAEQYLRQLDLRQRQVALSVKILDVNLQNDTDLYNSFAFRWGNNFIVNDNGTLAANFGGVLGGASVQRNLDAPLLPGVPLAGFVGQTNPGAGVGANGQPLYPNNNFFDFFQARILADNSKVLASPTLILQEDPSILRDDAGGGGGSGGGTTGSSIFSSSFDNIDAPIGRKRGNEGVVRVGINVPTNVTSNVTGTSATVSCTISELSTAGLVLGARVQKIDDNGFVTFSLSPSISAVEERVSAGAQCPPISILRVRRLDTGVLRVRDGQTLILTGVISDFDRAVVSKWPILGDIPIVGQFFRASSSQREKRELVIMVTPRIINDTEGGTYGYGYQPSTPASRAFLGGSPQPSMTP from the coding sequence ATGGTTGTTCCCCAGGGGATCGGTATCACTGCCGCGTCCGCAGCCGTCGTTCCCTCCCTTTCCGGAGCCACCTCCAGCACCCGGGCGACGGAGATGGCCCAGGCCGGCGGCGCCCTCGACATCAAGCTGCGACGACTGCCTGATGCGGTGGAAGTGGTGATCGAAGGGGCCGGCCCTTCGCCCGTGCTCCAGCAGACCACCCAGGGAGCCGTGTGGCTGGGCCGCTTGCAGACGGCCCAGCCGATGACCCTGCGTCGTGGTCCGGTCCAGCTGTCCCTTCCCGAGGCCGGGCTGCAGAGCATCCGCTTCGATGGTTCGGGCAATCTGTTCGAGCTGCAGGTGTCCCCCACCCCCGGATTTCCGGTGGGCCGACCCGTGGTGAGTGCCGACGGCCGCAGCCTGATTCTCACCTTCAACGCTCCGGCACTGAGCACCCTCCAGACCCTCACCCCCAACGTCACCACCCCGGGCCGGGTGCCGCAGCCTGGCTTCATCCCCCCCCTGCAGCCCCGCGCCGTGGCGCCACCGCTGGGGGACATGGCCGTGGGAACCATGACCATCAGCAACCCCAGCTATGTAACCGTCAGCGGCCCGCCGGTGACGATGACCCTCCGCAACGCCCCGGCCCGGGATGTGCTGATGGCGCTCAGCCAGCTGGGCGGTTACGGGTTCGTCTATGTCGATGAACCCAATGCTGCCGGCGCTGCGGCGGCCGCGGCACCGGGAATGCGGCCGATCTCGATTTCCTTCCGTCGCGAGAACTACGGCCGGGCGATCAACTCGGCACTGCTGGCGGCGGGGCTCCAGGGCAAGCGCGACGGCAATACTATCTTTGCCGGCCCCAACGTGCTGGCCAAGAGCTTCGGCGCCCAGCTCTCCAAGGTCTACCGGCTCAACCAGGTGCCGGCGAACTCCGCGGCCGACTACCTGGCCAACCTGGGGGCCCAGGTCACCAAGACCAACACGATCACCACGGCGGTGTCCGAGGGGGTCGCCGCCACGGCCGCCCCCGTCGGCGGCCCCACAGCCTCCACCACCACCGCCAGCACCACCACCACGGTGGAATCCTTCGGGGCCACCAACGGCCCCCTGATCGGCCTGCGGGCCACCACCGACACCCGTCTGGGCACCATCACCCTCGTGGGCGCCCCGCGGCTGGTCACCATCGCCGAGCAGTACCTCCGGCAGCTCGATCTGCGCCAGCGCCAAGTGGCCCTGTCGGTGAAGATCCTGGATGTGAACCTCCAGAACGATACCGATCTCTACAACAGCTTTGCCTTCCGCTGGGGCAACAATTTCATCGTCAACGACAACGGCACCCTGGCCGCCAACTTCGGCGGCGTTCTCGGTGGTGCCTCTGTTCAGCGCAACCTTGATGCTCCATTGCTGCCAGGGGTGCCGCTTGCGGGGTTTGTGGGTCAGACCAACCCAGGGGCCGGCGTTGGAGCCAACGGGCAACCCCTTTATCCCAACAACAACTTCTTCGATTTCTTCCAGGCTCGCATCCTCGCCGACAACTCCAAGGTGCTCGCCAGTCCCACCCTGATCCTGCAGGAGGATCCCTCGATCCTGCGCGATGATGCAGGTGGCGGCGGCGGCAGTGGTGGCGGTACCACCGGATCCAGCATCTTCTCCTCCTCCTTCGACAATATCGATGCCCCGATCGGCCGGAAGCGGGGCAATGAAGGCGTCGTTCGGGTGGGGATCAATGTGCCCACCAATGTCACCTCCAATGTGACCGGAACCTCGGCGACCGTGAGTTGCACCATCAGCGAACTCTCGACGGCTGGCCTGGTGCTGGGGGCCCGCGTCCAGAAGATCGATGACAACGGCTTCGTCACCTTCTCCCTCTCTCCCAGCATTTCCGCCGTGGAGGAAAGGGTCAGCGCCGGGGCCCAGTGCCCCCCGATCAGCATCCTGCGGGTCCGGCGTCTGGATACGGGTGTCCTGAGAGTCCGCGACGGCCAGACCCTGATCTTGACGGGCGTGATTTCCGATTTCGATCGGGCCGTGGTCTCGAAGTGGCCGATTCTCGGGGACATCCCCATCGTCGGCCAGTTCTTCCGCGCCTCGTCCAGCCAGCGCGAGAAGCGGGAGCTCGTGATCATGGTGACGCCGCGCATCATCAATGACACCGAAGGCGGCACCTACGGCTATGGCTATCAGCCCTCCACTCCTGCGTCCCGGGCCTTCCTCGGCGGGTCACCCCAGCCTTCGATGACCCCCTGA
- a CDS encoding AAA family ATPase, producing the protein MPSSPLQPVIRAIGEVLLGKEHQVRLALACLLARGHLLIEDLPGMGKTTLAEALARSFGLGFKRVSFTSDLLPADLTGLNVFDPAAASFRFQPGPLFSQVLLADEINRASPRTQSALLEAMAAGRVSVDGTSHPLPRPFLVIATQNGLDQGGTSALPESQLDRFLMRLSLGYPPRQAERALLQGEGLRPDGLSGAFGPEDLLALQERCDRQHCSPALLDYVLDLLERSRRQPSQAHPLSPRAGLALVAAARAWSLLEGRDHVIPDDVQAVLAAVCEHRMDGGQRGGSDGELSQRLQEGVDGLR; encoded by the coding sequence GTGCCCTCTTCCCCCCTCCAGCCGGTCATCCGCGCGATCGGCGAGGTGCTGCTGGGCAAGGAGCATCAGGTGCGGCTGGCCCTCGCCTGCCTGCTGGCCCGCGGCCACCTGCTGATCGAGGACCTGCCCGGCATGGGCAAGACCACCCTGGCCGAAGCCCTGGCCCGCAGCTTCGGGCTCGGCTTCAAGCGGGTGAGCTTCACCAGTGACCTGCTGCCGGCGGATCTCACGGGCCTGAACGTGTTCGACCCCGCCGCCGCCAGCTTCCGCTTCCAGCCCGGTCCCCTGTTCAGCCAGGTGCTGCTCGCCGATGAGATCAACCGGGCCAGCCCCCGCACCCAGAGCGCCCTGCTGGAGGCGATGGCCGCCGGTCGGGTGAGCGTCGACGGCACCAGCCATCCACTGCCCCGGCCCTTTCTGGTGATCGCCACCCAGAACGGCCTCGACCAGGGGGGCACCTCGGCCCTGCCGGAATCCCAGCTCGACCGGTTCCTGATGCGCCTCAGCCTCGGCTACCCGCCCCGCCAGGCGGAGCGGGCCCTGCTGCAGGGTGAGGGGCTGCGGCCCGACGGCCTCAGCGGTGCCTTCGGCCCGGAGGACCTGCTGGCCCTGCAGGAGCGCTGCGACCGGCAGCACTGCAGCCCCGCCCTGCTCGACTACGTGCTCGACCTGCTGGAGCGCAGCCGCCGCCAGCCCTCCCAGGCCCATCCCCTCTCGCCCCGGGCCGGCCTGGCCCTGGTGGCCGCCGCCCGCGCCTGGTCGCTGCTGGAGGGCCGCGACCACGTGATTCCGGACGACGTGCAGGCGGTGCTGGCGGCCGTCTGCGAGCACCGCATGGACGGCGGCCAGCGCGGGGGCAGCGACGGGGAGCTGAGCCAGCGGCTCCAGGAAGGCGTCGATGGACTTCGGTAG
- a CDS encoding pyridoxal phosphate-dependent aminotransferase: MGTPEPPDPHGGNLQAAARRLGCRPDQLLDASASLVPFGPPPRLRRLLIRALGSDLRDYPDRDYAALCEAIAAWHGLDPARVLPGNGAAELFTWAARDAAAGGLSLLPSPGFADYRRALACWGGTWRSLPLPLDWSGAGPGPWPLAEAAAEAVEAAGSGAAVLWLTNPHNPTGQLWSRRSLEPLLERFALVVVDEAFLPLVPGGEEQSLVPLLADHPRLVVIRSLTKLFSIAGLRLGYALGDPGRLARWAGWRDPWPVNGLAAAAGRFLMADQAGLRRWQGRVQRWVAGEGAWLEVRLAAVPGLEPLPSAANYLLVRSRPPDASLQPLRLALERRHRILVRDCRSFEGLGEDWLRIAVQDRAGNRRLLGALEQFSRGR; encoded by the coding sequence ATGGGGACGCCTGAACCGCCGGATCCCCATGGCGGCAACCTGCAGGCGGCCGCCCGGCGGCTCGGCTGCCGACCGGACCAGCTGCTCGATGCCAGCGCGTCCCTGGTGCCCTTCGGGCCGCCGCCCCGGCTGCGGCGCCTTCTGATCAGGGCGCTGGGGAGCGATCTGCGGGACTATCCCGACCGGGACTACGCCGCCCTGTGCGAGGCCATCGCCGCCTGGCACGGCCTGGATCCGGCCCGGGTCCTGCCCGGCAACGGGGCCGCCGAGCTGTTCACCTGGGCGGCCCGGGACGCGGCGGCCGGCGGCCTGAGTCTGCTGCCGTCACCGGGGTTCGCCGACTACCGCCGCGCCCTGGCCTGCTGGGGCGGCACCTGGCGTTCCCTGCCGCTGCCCCTCGACTGGTCCGGGGCCGGGCCGGGCCCCTGGCCCCTGGCCGAGGCTGCCGCCGAGGCCGTCGAGGCTGCCGGGTCCGGCGCGGCCGTGCTCTGGCTCACCAATCCCCACAACCCCACCGGCCAGCTCTGGAGCCGGCGCTCGCTGGAGCCCCTGCTGGAGCGGTTCGCCCTGGTGGTGGTGGACGAGGCGTTCCTGCCGCTGGTGCCCGGCGGGGAGGAGCAGTCGCTGGTGCCGCTGCTGGCGGACCACCCCCGGCTGGTGGTGATCCGCAGCCTCACCAAGCTCTTTTCGATCGCCGGGCTGCGGCTCGGCTACGCCCTGGGCGACCCCGGGCGGCTGGCCCGGTGGGCCGGCTGGCGCGATCCCTGGCCCGTCAACGGGCTGGCGGCGGCGGCGGGCCGGTTCCTGATGGCCGATCAGGCCGGCCTGCGGCGCTGGCAGGGGCGGGTGCAGCGCTGGGTGGCCGGGGAGGGGGCCTGGCTGGAGGTCCGTCTGGCGGCGGTGCCGGGCCTGGAGCCCCTGCCCTCGGCCGCCAACTACCTGCTGGTGCGCAGCCGCCCGCCGGATGCATCGCTCCAGCCGCTGCGGCTGGCGCTGGAGCGCCGGCACCGGATCCTGGTGCGCGACTGCCGCTCCTTCGAGGGTCTGGGGGAGGACTGGCTGCGGATCGCCGTCCAGGACAGGGCCGGCAACCGGCGCCTGCTGGGGGCCCTGGAGCAGTTCAGCCGCGGCCGATGA
- a CDS encoding response regulator produces MGRPHRIWVVDDDPELRQLLSTYLGEQGYEVRCMGDGAQLMARLQGQRPDLLVLDLMLPGDDGLSLLRRLRDGADDLPVLMLTARADAVDRIIGLEQGADDYLAKPFLPRELTARIEAVLRRRGTLPGGLPQPDGERIAFGDLEVDLAARTLERLGEALTITGGEFALLAAFVQHPHRPLSRERLIELARGPGSDTDSRSMDVQVSRLRRLIEPEPARPRYVQTVWGYGYVFVPDGKPRQS; encoded by the coding sequence ATGGGCCGACCGCATCGGATCTGGGTGGTGGATGACGACCCAGAGCTGCGCCAGCTCCTGTCCACCTACCTCGGGGAGCAGGGCTACGAGGTCCGCTGCATGGGGGACGGCGCCCAGCTGATGGCCCGGCTCCAGGGCCAGCGTCCCGACCTGCTCGTGCTTGACCTGATGCTCCCCGGCGATGACGGCCTCAGCCTGCTGCGGCGGCTGCGGGACGGGGCCGACGACCTGCCGGTGCTGATGCTCACGGCCCGGGCCGATGCGGTGGATCGCATCATCGGCCTGGAGCAGGGGGCCGATGACTATCTGGCCAAGCCCTTCCTGCCCCGGGAGCTGACCGCCCGCATCGAGGCCGTGCTGCGTCGCCGCGGCACCCTGCCCGGCGGATTGCCCCAGCCCGACGGGGAGCGGATCGCCTTCGGCGACCTGGAGGTGGACCTGGCGGCCCGCACCCTGGAGCGCCTCGGGGAGGCGCTCACCATTACCGGCGGTGAATTCGCCCTGCTGGCGGCGTTCGTGCAGCACCCCCACCGCCCCCTCTCGCGGGAGCGGCTGATCGAACTGGCCCGGGGCCCGGGCAGCGACACCGACAGCCGCAGCATGGACGTGCAGGTGTCACGGCTGCGGCGGCTGATCGAGCCGGAGCCGGCCCGGCCCCGCTACGTGCAGACGGTCTGGGGCTACGGCTACGTGTTCGTCCCCGATGGCAAGCCCCGTCAGTCCTGA